Proteins found in one Serratia plymuthica genomic segment:
- a CDS encoding alpha/beta fold hydrolase, producing the protein MELFDSRTASNLSPTKVVEAYFSAFAQGNIHDVITLLDDNVVWHIDGNLNVSTVGILQGPMQVKQWLESFPRNFQPREFRVAELIEHNDSVLALGRFRHTVLSTGNTLGSDMVIHFKVSQSKITRYQIFEDSALLSRAFDPADEWPRQQIKVNGTLYRYWDRGEGPTLVFAHGLFVNHDAFAAQVEVLSESYRCIVLDMPGHGQSGYNPDGWTLDDLCRDLALMLQELSLGKITFVGQSQGGMIGIRLAARYSELLSGLVLIGTSARAEFPERLNSWQKRRETLLNGTEQEREAEFAAIQRHINGEAWWLKNPAEVIREREVMLAHDRAGLALALDAAVFTRGDVLDLLPHIRVPTLVICGDNDTATPVELSREMVAAIPEASLLTLANVGHHPTIESPLDVTDAIVEFLRLK; encoded by the coding sequence ATGGAACTGTTTGATAGCCGTACAGCATCGAATCTGAGCCCTACAAAAGTCGTAGAGGCCTATTTTTCGGCTTTTGCGCAAGGAAATATTCATGATGTTATCACTTTGCTGGATGACAACGTTGTCTGGCACATAGATGGTAATTTGAATGTTTCTACCGTGGGAATATTGCAAGGCCCGATGCAGGTGAAGCAATGGTTGGAAAGCTTCCCACGCAATTTTCAACCGAGGGAGTTTAGGGTTGCTGAACTTATTGAACATAACGATAGCGTTTTGGCTTTGGGGCGTTTTCGGCATACCGTTTTGAGTACGGGGAATACCCTGGGCAGTGATATGGTGATCCATTTTAAAGTATCGCAATCAAAAATCACTCGTTATCAGATATTTGAAGATTCGGCGCTGCTTAGCCGCGCTTTTGATCCCGCCGATGAGTGGCCGCGCCAACAAATTAAGGTCAATGGCACTCTTTATCGCTATTGGGATCGCGGCGAAGGTCCGACGCTGGTTTTTGCCCACGGCCTGTTTGTCAATCATGACGCTTTCGCTGCGCAAGTTGAGGTCCTGAGTGAATCATATCGCTGTATTGTTTTGGACATGCCGGGACACGGTCAGAGCGGATATAACCCAGACGGATGGACGCTAGACGATCTTTGCCGGGATTTGGCCTTGATGCTTCAAGAACTGTCTCTCGGAAAGATAACCTTTGTAGGCCAAAGCCAGGGCGGAATGATAGGTATAAGGCTGGCTGCGCGTTATTCGGAACTCTTGTCAGGATTGGTGCTTATCGGAACCAGTGCCAGGGCAGAGTTTCCTGAACGGTTAAATAGCTGGCAAAAACGGCGTGAAACTCTCTTAAATGGCACGGAGCAAGAACGTGAGGCCGAATTCGCCGCTATCCAACGCCATATCAATGGCGAGGCGTGGTGGTTAAAAAATCCGGCTGAAGTCATACGGGAAAGGGAGGTCATGCTGGCTCACGATCGAGCAGGGCTGGCGCTTGCCCTCGACGCCGCCGTGTTTACCCGGGGCGATGTCCTGGATTTGCTGCCCCATATCAGAGTTCCGACATTGGTCATCTGTGGTGACAATGATACGGCCACCCCCGTTGAACTCAGTCGTGAAATGGTTGCGGCTATCCCGGAAGCATCGCTGCTTACCTTGGCCAATGTGGGCCATCATCCGACGATTGAATCTCCTCTGGATGTGACCGACGCGATCGTCGAATTTCTGCGTTTGAAATAA
- a CDS encoding LLM class flavin-dependent oxidoreductase yields MAYALSVLDKSPIAEGESAAQALTRTLHLAQQAEIWGYRRFWLAEHHNTPQLACPSPEVLIAYLLGQTSRIRIGSGGVMLQHYSAYKVAENFNLLATLAPGRVDLGVGKAPGGLPLSTQALQAAHDQQNKPDFPQQLAQLNAYLNDDAQPGLSATPQPEQTAQRFLLGASSESAQLAAEHGWAFVFAAQLNGNPDDIQRALAHYCAQSGGRKALLAVAAIVADTAAQAKELAAGIQQYRVHVAGGQSVTVGSLEQAESFVRQAGATDYRIEPRENYILLGTAQQVRRQLDQLHQQYGVEEFVIDTPVSQPTARLASLQLLAQG; encoded by the coding sequence ATGGCTTATGCCTTGAGCGTGTTGGATAAAAGTCCGATTGCCGAAGGAGAAAGCGCCGCCCAGGCGCTGACGCGTACGCTGCATCTGGCGCAGCAGGCGGAAATCTGGGGCTATCGCCGTTTCTGGCTGGCTGAGCATCACAACACCCCGCAGCTCGCCTGCCCTTCGCCTGAAGTGTTGATCGCCTATTTGCTCGGGCAAACCTCACGCATTCGTATCGGCTCCGGCGGCGTCATGCTGCAACACTACAGCGCCTATAAAGTTGCGGAAAACTTCAACCTGCTGGCGACGCTCGCACCGGGCCGGGTGGATCTGGGCGTGGGGAAAGCCCCCGGCGGGCTGCCGCTCTCTACCCAGGCGTTGCAGGCCGCGCACGACCAACAGAACAAGCCGGATTTTCCGCAGCAGTTGGCCCAGCTCAATGCTTATCTGAATGACGATGCGCAACCCGGTCTGAGCGCCACGCCGCAGCCTGAGCAAACCGCTCAACGCTTTTTGCTGGGCGCCAGTAGCGAAAGTGCTCAACTGGCCGCCGAACACGGCTGGGCGTTTGTTTTTGCCGCCCAGCTCAATGGCAATCCAGACGATATTCAGCGGGCGCTGGCGCACTATTGCGCGCAAAGCGGCGGCCGCAAAGCCTTGCTGGCGGTAGCGGCGATCGTCGCAGACACGGCCGCGCAGGCCAAAGAGTTGGCGGCCGGGATCCAGCAATACCGCGTACACGTGGCCGGCGGGCAGAGCGTGACGGTGGGCAGCCTGGAGCAGGCGGAGAGTTTTGTTCGGCAGGCCGGCGCGACCGATTACCGCATCGAGCCGCGCGAAAACTATATTCTGCTCGGCACTGCGCAGCAGGTGCGCCGGCAGTTGGACCAACTGCACCAGCAATATGGCGTGGAAGAGTTCGTTATTGATACGCCGGTCAGCCAACCCACCGCGCGCCTGGCCTCTTTGCAACTGCTGGCGCAGGGGTGA
- the pbpG gene encoding D-alanyl-D-alanine endopeptidase, producing the protein MSFFNCAVPFSLRRFRAVIVLSLLLVISQAQAAPPLVLHSKAVLVVNQRTGKTLFQKQANRALPIASLTKLMTAMVALDSRRPLGNKIRVTAADRDLLKKTHSRLTLGSSLSRRDMLHIALMSSENRAAAALSRHYPGGRKAFVAKMNQKARSIGMKHARFYDPTGLTPRNVASANDLLKMVNHAYRYQSIRRFSTDKQHVVYPGRGQLVYRSSNGLINNRNWAIQLQKTGYTNEAGHCVVMRTLIKGQPVVIILLGSQQRYGHYADALRLKTWLES; encoded by the coding sequence ATGTCCTTCTTTAATTGTGCTGTCCCTTTTTCTCTTCGGCGTTTTCGCGCCGTTATCGTCCTTAGCCTGCTGTTGGTTATCTCCCAGGCGCAGGCCGCTCCCCCGTTGGTATTGCATTCAAAAGCCGTGCTGGTCGTCAATCAGCGTACCGGCAAAACGCTGTTCCAGAAACAGGCCAATCGCGCGTTACCCATTGCTTCACTGACCAAGCTGATGACCGCAATGGTGGCGCTGGATAGCCGCCGGCCGCTGGGCAATAAAATAAGGGTGACCGCCGCCGATCGCGATTTATTGAAGAAAACCCACTCGCGGTTGACCCTGGGTTCGTCACTCAGCCGCCGCGATATGTTGCACATCGCGCTGATGTCCTCCGAGAACCGTGCGGCAGCCGCCCTAAGCCGTCATTACCCCGGCGGCCGCAAGGCGTTTGTGGCGAAAATGAATCAGAAGGCGCGCAGCATCGGCATGAAACACGCCCGTTTCTATGACCCCACCGGGCTGACGCCGCGCAACGTCGCCAGCGCCAACGATCTGCTTAAAATGGTCAATCACGCTTATCGCTATCAAAGCATTCGCCGTTTCAGCACCGATAAACAGCACGTTGTTTACCCCGGCCGCGGTCAACTGGTGTACCGCAGTTCCAACGGCCTGATCAATAACCGCAACTGGGCAATCCAGTTGCAAAAAACAGGCTACACCAACGAGGCCGGTCACTGCGTGGTGATGAGAACCCTCATCAAAGGGCAGCCGGTCGTGATCATTCTGCTGGGTTCCCAACAGCGCTACGGCCACTATGCTGATGCGCTGCGTCTGAAAACCTGGCTGGAGTCCTGA